A single Cottoperca gobio chromosome 5, fCotGob3.1, whole genome shotgun sequence DNA region contains:
- the LOC115008143 gene encoding mitogen-activated protein kinase kinase kinase 12-like, with protein sequence MALIHESRAPSPSLSGFNTPLSDPPSFRRFDAETPCTPEMDLTPTQCVLRNVLSMDTGGAVEPGGGGGEGHSAGHNHTPGEEQQEHFANSVLKLHEHDRSPGRTEGEGQEMDSSVVRSQADAARLQCQSTGGGGGFLEGLFGCLRPVWTMIGKAYSTEHKHGLDEAWEIPFEEISDLQWVGSGAQGAVFLGKLHGQEVAVKKVRNIKETDIKNLRKLKHPNIITFKGICTQAPCYCIIMEYCAQGQLYEVLRAGRKIHPSLLMDWAMGIAGGMNYLHLHKIIHRDLKSPNMLITYDDAVKISDFGTSKELSDKSTKMSFAGTVAWMAPEVIRNEPVSEKVDIWSFGVVLWEMLTGEVPYKDVDSSAIIWGVGNNSLHLPVPDSCPDSFKLLLRQCWNCKPRNRPSFRQILLHLDIASADILSTPQETYFQSQAEWRDEVRHHFEQIKSEGTCIHRLDEELIKRRREELRHALDIREHYERKLERANNLYMELNAIMLQLEIKEKELHKREQSLDKKYPGCFKHHSSRQSASTNSMEKLMKKRNVPQKLPSHSKRPDLLKSEVILPKLDSSMTQVTIPNKGSTSPGRSRRGKPRYRKAGKGSSGDLAQLKATLSSSLAIVNSTSSVPSSKQHLDPSAALRGLQHDLLLKKMYSSSPDLISTTLEAEDRRKGEIRPGLDRAGSQSASAGLGESRSTAGPEEGPDVGVGTDDLAETPPRSDTPSEDAASIPFSSSPDSPCGRGAAAGRASVLGNPRVSHEGEEKEDGTVVTRSPRSQRLTPAALLYRAAVTRSQRRGVSSEEEEGEVDSEVELPRRRRPMSMSKCQSLSTFSSENLSVSDGEEGNTTDHSHSGTPDVVSTNTDERLDDKSDDLLSQGSEILADPSETTQLGSDGLSEKEAILRQVKTQLASNDHNYEGLYDDSDCDSAELDHSGSAEPSQPPASW encoded by the exons ATGGCGCTTATTCATGAATCTCGTGCcccatctccttctctctccggCTTCAACACACCCCTCTCTGATCCTCCATCCTTTCGCCGCTTCGATGCCGAAACACCCTGCACCCCAGAAATGGACCTTACCCCGACCCAGTGCGTCCTACGCAACGTCCTCTCCATGGACACCGGAGGTGCTGTCGAGCccgggggtggaggaggagaaggacatAGCGCCGGTCACAACCACACACCAGGCGAAGAACAACAGGAGCACTTTGCCAACAGTGTCCTGAAGCTCCACGAGCATGACAGGAGTCCAGGACGGACGGAGGGAGAGGGGCAGGAGATGGATAGCAGTGTGGTCAGGAGCCAGGCCGATGCCGCCAGGCTACAGTGCCAGTCTAccggagggggaggagggttTCTGGAGGGGTTGTTTGGGTGTCTGCGGCCTGTCTGGACTATGATTGGCAAAGCTTACTCCACAGAGCACAAACACGGCTTGGATG AGGCGTGGGAGATCCCATTCGAGGAGATATCTGACCTGCAGTGGGTGGGCAGCGGAGCCCAGGGAGCCGTCTTTCTGGGAAAACTGCACGGACAGGAAGTGGCTGTAAAGAAAGTGCGAAATATCAAAGAGACAGACATCAAGAACCTGCGCAAGCTCAAACACCCCAACATCATCACTTTCAA AGGTATTTGTACCCAGGCTCCATGCTACTGCATCATCATGGAGTACTGTGCCCAGGGACAGCTGTATGAGGTGCTGAGAGCAGGCAGGAAGATCCACCCATCCCTGCTCATGGACTGGGCCATGGGCATCGCTGGGGGCATGAACTATCTTCACCTCCACAAGATCATCCACAGAGACCTCAAGTCACCAAA CATGCTGATCACTTACGATGACGCAGTGAAGATTTCTGATTTTGGCACATCCAAGGAGCTCAGTGACAAGAGCACCAAGATGTCCTTTGCCGGTACAGTGGCCTGGATGGCTCCTGAGGTCATACGCAACGAACCTGTCTCAGAGAAAGTGGATATTTG GTCATTCGGTGTCGTGCTGTGGGAGATGCTGACAGGAGAGGTGCCCTATAAGGACGTGGACTCCTCCGCTATCATCTGGGGAGTGGGCAACAACAGTCTACATCTGCCTGTACCCGATAGCTGTCCAGACAGCTTCAAATTACTCCTGAGGCAATGCTG GAACTGCAAGCCCAGAAACAGGCCTTCCTTCCGACAGATCCTCCTACACCTGGACATCGCCTCAGCAGATATCCTGTCCACTCCACAAGAAACCTATTTTCAATCTCAG GCGGAGTGGCGGGACGAGGTGAGGCACCACTTTGAGCAGATCAAGTCTGAGGGGACGTGTATTCACAGGCTGGACGAGGAGCTGATCAAACGACGCAGAGAAGAACTCAG ACATGCGCTCGACATCCGGGAGCACTACGAGAGGAAACTGGAGAGAGCCAATAATCTGTACATGGAGCTCAACGCCATCATGCTGCAGCTGGAGATCAAAGAGAAAGAACTGCACAA GAGGGAGCAGTCACTGGACAAGAAGTACCCGGGCTGCTTCAAGCACCACAGCTCCAGACAGTCGGCCTCCACCAACTCCATGGAGAAACTCATGAAGAAACGCAACGTACCTCAGAAGCTGCCTTCACACAGCAAGAG GCCCGACCTATTAAAGTCAGAGGTCATCCTCCCCAAACTGGACTCTTCCATGACCCAGGTCACAATCCCAAACAAGGGCTCTACCTCCCCCGGACGTTCACGGCGTGGAAAACCCCGCTACAGGAAGGCTGGTAAAGGCAGCAGTGGGGACTTGGCTCAGCTTAAAGccactctctcctcttcactagcCATAGTCAACTCCACCTCATCTGTTCCCAGCAGCAAGCAGCATTTAGACCCCAGTGCAGCCCTCAGGGGCCTGCAGCATGATCTGCTGCTGAAGAAGATGTACTCCTCAAGCCCAGATCTCATTTCAACCACCTTGGAGGCTGAAGACCGGAGGAAGGGGGAGATCAGGCCGGGGCTGGACAGAGCGGGCAGCCAGAGCGCCTCAGCCGGGCTGGGGGAGAGTAGAAGTACTGCAGGGCCTGAGGAGGGGCCAGATGTGGGTGTAGGGACCGATGATCTGGCAGAAACACCTCCACGCAGTGACACGCCCAGCGAGGATGCAGCTTCCATCCCGTTCTCCAGTAGCCCAGACTCACCTTGCGGCAGGGGAGCAGCTGCAGGGAGGGCGTCTGTGCTTGGGAACCCCCGCGTTTCCCACGAGggtgaggagaaggaggacgGGACGGTGGTCACACGCTCACCCAGAAGTCAACGCCTCACTCCTGCGGCACTGCTCTACAGGGCAGCAGTCACACGCAGTCAG AGACGCGGAGTGTCGtcggaggaagaggaaggagaagtgGACAGTGAAGTGGAGTTGCCAAGGCGACG GCGTCCCATGAGCATGAGCAAGTGCCAGTCCCTGTCCACCTTCAGCTCAGAGAACTTGTCGGTCTCGGACGGCGAGGAGGGAAACACCACCGACCACTCCCACAGCGGCACACCGGACGTGGTTAGCACCAACACCGACGAGCGTCTGGACGACAAGAGCGACGACCTGCTGTCTCAGGGCTCGGAGATTCTCGCCGACCCGTCTGAAACAACCCAGCTGGGCTCCGACGGGCTGTCTGAGAAGGAAGCTATTCTTCGACAAGTCAAGACCCAGCTCGCCAGTAATGATCATAATTATGAG GGCCTGTATGATGACTCGGACTGTGACAGTGCAGAGCTGGACCATTCAGGCAGTGCAGAACCCAGCCAACCTCCAGCCAGCTGGTGA